From the Budorcas taxicolor isolate Tak-1 chromosome 1, Takin1.1, whole genome shotgun sequence genome, one window contains:
- the LOC128051021 gene encoding keratin-associated protein 13-1-like, whose amino-acid sequence MSYNCCSGIFSSRSLRDHLRYSGSSCGSSFPSNLVYSTDLYSPNSCQLGSSLYSQETCCEPIRTQTVVSSPCQTCCYRPRTSTFSSPCQTTFPGSLGYRSSSCSSLSSGSRSCYSVGYGGRGFRRLGYGICGFPVLSSGSGFCRPTFFASRSGHSSCYRPTCGSVFY is encoded by the coding sequence ATGTCCTATAACTGCTGCTCTGGAATCTTCTCCTCCCGCTCCCTCCGGGACCACCTGCGCTACTCAGGCTCCTCCTGTGGCTCCTCCTTCCCCAGCAACCTGGTCTACAGCACTGACCTCTACTCTCCCAACTCCTGCCAGCTGGGCTCCTCTCTCTACAGCCAGGAGACCTGCTGTGAGCCCATCAGGACCCAGACTGTGGTGTCCAGTCCCTGCCAGACGTGCTGCTACCGCCCGAGGACCTCCACGTTCTCCAGTCCCTGCCAGACGACTTTCCCTGGGTCTCTGGGCTATAGgtccagcagctgcagctccctgAGCTCTGGATCCAGAAGCTGCTACTCAGTGGGCTATGGAGGCCGTGGCTTCAGACGATTGGGTTATGGAATCTGTGGCTTCCCGGTCCTGAGCAGTGGATCTGGATTCTGCCGGCCAACCTTCTTTGCCTCCAGGAGTGGCCACTCTTCCTGTTACAGGCCAACCTGTGGATCTGTCTTCTATTGA
- the LOC128054559 gene encoding keratin-associated protein 13-1-like, which produces MSYKCCSGSFSSRSLGVHLRYPGFSCGSSFPRNLVYRTDLCSPRICRPTRVVFKPCQTSSYHPRTSTLCSPFQITYSGSPGCGSIRGCSLGYGSRSCYSLDCGSRVGCGSRVFRLLGYGIHGFPSLRCGSRFYHPAYLASRSCQSSCYRPICRSNFRRSTC; this is translated from the coding sequence ATGTCCTACAAATGCTGTTCTGGAAGCTTCTCCTCCCGCTCCCTCGGGGTCCACCTGCGCTACCcaggcttctcctgtggctcctccTTCCCCAGAAACCTGGTCTACAGGACTGACCTCTGTTCTCCCAGGATCTGCCGGCCCACCCGTGTGGTGTTCAAGCCCTGTCAGACGTCCAGCTACCATCCAAGGACCTCCACTCTCTGCAGTCCCTTCCAGATAACTTATTCTGGTTCTCCTGGATGTGGGTCTATTAGAGGCTGCTCCCTGGGTTATGGATCTAGAAGCTGCTACTCTCTGGACTGTGGATCCAGAGTGGGCTGTGGATCCAGAGTCTTCAGACTGCTGGGTTATGGAATTCATGGCTTCCCTTCCCTGAGGTGTGGATCCAGGTTCTACCACCCAGCCTACTTGGCTTCTAGGAGCTGCCAGTCTTCTTGCTATAGGCCAATCTGTAGATCAAACTTCCGTAGGTCAACTTGTTGA